aaaaaagaaaaaagaaaaaagaaaaaaacatatatatatgcaattatgtattaacaatattatattaaaataaataaatagacACATGCATACaacaacaatatatatacatatatatatatatatatatattaccttCATATCCATACATCCCTTTtctataaaagaaaaagaaacaaaaattataaaagtatatttaattttaatttcttttatagaaatggatatataagcaatcatattatataatattatgaaaactTTATTATACTATCCTATTATatactacatatatatatatatatatatatatatatatatatatatatatatcattaaaagGATGGATAAGCTACtaaaatatacaataaataaaacaaaatgaaatatatatccagattaatttatttaaagtaTATCTTCGTCTCTACATATATCAGTAACACGTTCAACTATTCTAGATGCTAATGCGTTTGTATATCTTTCATCATAAGTATTTTGAATTCCCGTTAATTTCTGATTCAATTTTGTTTTCACATAATctacatttaaaatattaggtatattattccttttttgTGGATTACtaactttttttattatatccttAGATAATGTGTTTTCTATTTCATAAAGTTTCATCATGTGCTCCATTACTTCAGCAGTAGTACCCTGAGAAATTATTTCATCATGTCTTTCTTTAGTTCTACGAACTTCATTTGATACGGTTCTATTCGATAAGGTTATACCTTCAAGATACATTTgttttcttataattttttctatcATTTCAACATTAGTATTAACTTGCTCACTCGTAGTATTTACATCCTCGTTGTTGGAAGTAACAACATCATGGTTAGATGTAACAACATCATGGTTAGATGTAACAACATCATTGTTAGAAGTAACATCATCATGGTTAGATATCACACCATCATGGTTAGATGTAACACCATCATTGTTAAATATAACATCATCATTGTTTTCATTagaattttcatttttatatatttcttcagTTAGCCAAATCAAAGAATCTAAAAATCCTCTAAAAAAACAATCATGCAGACGATCCAAATGAGTATAAGTAGATCTTCTACGGAATCTTAATAAATCACTTCTACTATTCCATACTCCCTGTACCCCTCCATGAGAAGATAATATTCTACTATTCacttcataattattttgacTCTTCCTTTCTGATACTATATTCTTCTTTGATACTAA
This region of Plasmodium sp. gorilla clade G2 genome assembly, chromosome: 13 genomic DNA includes:
- a CDS encoding gametocyte associated protein; protein product: MIKMRRTYSRIYCINLSFVIICTTILFIYDTVSNGLVSKKNIVSERKSQNNYEVNSRILSSHGGVQGVWNSRSDLLRFRRRSTYTHLDRLHDCFFRGFLDSLIWLTEEIYKNENSNENNDDVIFNNDGVTSNHDGVISNHDDVTSNNDVVTSNHDVVTSNHDVVTSNNEDVNTTSEQVNTNVEMIEKIIRKQMYLEGITLSNRTVSNEVRRTKERHDEIISQGTTAEVMEHMMKLYEIENTLSKDIIKKVSNPQKRNNIPNILNVDYVKTKLNQKLTGIQNTYDERYTNALASRIVERVTDICRDEDIL